The genomic DNA TTGGAGGGTTTTCCCTTGAATTTATGGTAAGAATGTATCAATTGCATGATTTCAGCAATGACGGGTAGTTTATAAACTGGACGTTGCAACCAGGGTGCACCAATATAGTCGTATCCTTTATTACACCATTCTTTCAATTCGTCTCGAAATACATAAGCGTCCAACTGATAGATCAAGATATAGGTACAATCTAAAAAACGTTCATAAAATTCTTTAGCCAGCATGAGCCGGTTATAACCACTGATCCCTTTGAAATAAAAATCTGCGAATGAGATAAATGACAATTTAGGAAATTCGGTCGCTAGTTCTGACAAGTCTAAATGGTTTGGTTTGATTACGACTAAAGGATGCATTTGTAATATTTTGTATACTTGTAATAAAGATTTTCTTTCTTGTTGGGACAAAGAGGCTTGGTAAATAGGTATAACAACTTTTACTAAATTCATATGAACCTTTCTTGTTTATGTTTAATATAAGTAACATATATACAAAGATATGCATATTTTACAAAACAGAATGAGGAAAATGTTTTATTATAATTTATTATATATCTGCTATATGATAGTTGTGAGAAATATTGTAATTTTGTAATATACATTCGATGCATTGATGTATAGTTTCTTATGGATGATTTGGATTCTTTATGTACGATGTGTTGATGATTTTGTGTGGATTATTTTTGAAAAAAGTTTATGATTCCAAAGATTATTCATTTATGTTGGTTCAGTGAAGAATCTTTTCCTGTTGAAATAAAAATTTGTTTGGCAAGTTGGAAACGTATATTGCCGGATTATACGATAAGGTTATGGACATATGCAGATGCATTGGCAATAGGTTGTGATTATGTCTCGGAGGCTCTGTCTGTTAAAAAATGGGCTTTTGCAGCAGATGTTATCCGTTTTTATGCAATCTATAAAGAAGGCGGAATTTACATGGACAGTGATATGCTTCTTAAAAAACGTTTTGATGAATTTATCCCGGAGCATGGTTTTGCAACTTTCAACGAATGTTGGGGAACAGTCCTTTTACAAGCTGCT from Parabacteroides merdae ATCC 43184 includes the following:
- a CDS encoding DUF5672 family protein, with translation MNLVKVVIPIYQASLSQQERKSLLQVYKILQMHPLVVIKPNHLDLSELATEFPKLSFISFADFYFKGISGYNRLMLAKEFYERFLDCTYILIYQLDAYVFRDELKEWCNKGYDYIGAPWLQRPVYKLPVIAEIMQLIHSYHKFKGKPSKQDLYGKIGNGGLSLRKVASHYRVTCEQKERIDHYLAQKRYHLYNEDVFWATEANGFTYPKVKEAIRFSFDKYPSYCYKLNNWQLPFGCHSWYKRKMKKFWMDFIPFQ